DNA from Triticum aestivum cultivar Chinese Spring chromosome 7D, IWGSC CS RefSeq v2.1, whole genome shotgun sequence:
TCAGTGCCTTCTGCAGCAAGTAAGTGAACTCATTGATCCATATACAGGCTCTTGGGATGAGCAGCTTGTGAGAGACACCTTTTGGCATGATGATGTGGCACATATCCTCCGTATCCCTCTTAGAGATGGAGTCCAAGATTTCATGGCATGGCAGTATGTCAATAAAGGGGTGGAGGAGGGATGGAGGAGCGGGGGCGAGCTTTATGGTCCCTGGAAATCTGAATAGTACCCGCGATGACTCCTGGAAACGAATCTGGAGGTTACCTTGTCCCAGAAATATCCAGATGTTCACGTGGAGGATCAAACACAAGTCCCTGGCGCTTCGTACCACGGTCGCTCGGAGAGGCATTCCGATAGAAGATACTAAGTGCATGTTCTGTAGCAGAGGAGAGGAGGATGGGGCGCACCTGTTTACCAAGTGCAAGGCTGTTAAGGAGGTGTGGCGAGACTTGGCCATGGAAAAGGAAAGAAATGATCAGGAGAAGATCGAGGGCGTGCATGCAATGCTTGACTATATTTGGGCTAGATGAAAAGAAGAGATTGCATATCCTCACCTTTTGGTGGCTGTGGTGGGCCAATAGGAACAAGGTGAGAGAAGGGGAGCTGCCGCTCTCACCAGCGGAACTGGCACGACGGACGAGGAGCAGCGTCCTTGAGTTTGGCGAGATCTTCTGTAAAAAAGCCGACAAGATGTCCCCAGACAAGTGGTACCCCCCGGCTCCGGGCGTTTACAAAATTAACGTGGACGGCTCGTTTGTGCTGGGCCAGGAGCATGCTGGATGGGGGGTCGCCGTGAGGCTGGCGGACGGCTCGTTGGTGCATGCACGGGCCGGAAGACAGGAGCATACGGCGGATGCGTTCGCTGCTGAAGTGATAGCCATGTCCAAAGCCATCACCATTGCGGCAGATCTTGGCATGGTAAGAGTGGAGTTCGAGACGGATTCACAACTCCTGTCGGAAGCATTGGATATGCACAGGGTGGACTCATCAGCGTACGCAGCAGCTATAGAGGACATGAAATACCAACTGAGGTTGTGGTTCTCTTCTTTTTCCATTTCAGTTTGTAGACGCAGTGCGAACACGGTGGCCCATGAGCTCGCCAATATTGGCCACCTGTGTGAACCAAACCACTTTTTAGAGTGGGAATCTGATGTACCAGCCCGTGTGGGCGAGTGTGTTGTGGACGATATGCCTCACCACAGTTAAGTAATGAAAGCTATGCTTTcctcaaaacaaaaaaacaacaagtGCAACCGGGAGCCCTAGATCGCTACCAAGCAATCAGTTTGGTGAGCTACCTACACAAATTTGCAATAAAAAAAAGGGAGCCCTAGATCGCTGACAGGCACGCACCATGGCCGCGTCTGTCCCTTCACGCCGTCGCTGCCCTTGGCCGGATCTCCATCCAGAGCTGATCGGCCTCGTGCTCCTGCGGCTGCCGTCGCACGCCCACCgcgtccgcctcgccgccgtctgccGCGCGTGGCGCTCCAGCGCGCGGCTGCAGCACCCGCTGCCACCGCTGCTCCCCTGGCTAGCCCTCCCGGACGGCACCTTCCTCAGCCTCCCCGACAGCGCGATCCACCGCTTGCCCGTCCCGGACGACGTCTCCTGGCGGGTCTCCACCGGCGACGCGCTCCTCCTCGTGCACGGCGACGGCCGGTGCTCTCTGACGAGCCCTTTCCCCGCCGTGACCACCCCTGTCGCTCTCCCTCAGCCACCGTTCTGGTTCCGAAGAAACTCGCGCGCCAACCACCTTCTAAATAGCATCCACAAGGCCGTGGTTTCCGATGACCTCATCGCCGTTCTAAAGTCAAGGTGCCTCCACAACGTCTTCGTCTCTACTCGCGGGCACGGGCGGCCATCGTGGCGGCGGAAGTGGGCGCCGCCTTCAGGCAGCTTCACCGCCGACATTGCCCTCTTTAAAGGGAAACCATACGTCCTCACGACGAAAGAGGAGCTGCATGTCCTGGACGCCGGCGATCAGCAGCCATCCAGCACGGTGCCGGTCGTCAAAACCCTATGCAAACTCGGGCCCCCGAGGGATGATGAGGACTTCGGGCATCCATGGTTTAATCCTTTCGCCACATGGCACTACCTCGTCGTGTCCGGTGATCAGCTGCTGATGGTGAAACGGATAATCAATATACCTCTGATATTACCGGCAGACATTAGGATAGAGAAGCGGACTCACCGGTTTGAGGTCTTTGAAGCGCTCTTCGCCAGTGATGGTTGTGGATGGTGGAGAGAAGTCGATACGCTGATGATGGGGCGAGCGCTCTTTGTTAGTCAAGGTTGTTCCGATTCTCTTCCTGCCACTTTCGGCGCCCAGTGTGGTGTCATCGGAGCTCGAGAAGATTGCATCTATTTTGTGACGGAGCGTGACACCAGGTACCACCAGGAGAGGACTCCTCAGAACCCATTCCTTGACTCCGGTGTGTACAACATGAGAGATCGAACAGTGACGCCTTTGCCGTTGGAGATGGCAACAGTGCCTACCGTGCACAAGGGCCCCTGGTCTTCAACTTGGATTTTTCCCAAAACTTGAGTCAAGTTGCATACATACTTGTTAGATTGAGGATGATGCCAGGGGTTCTAGGTCTCTGAAGGTCTTCTTTGGGATTTTTTTTACATTTGCATAATGTTGTCATGAATAATGCTCATTATATCTACCATTTTGTGAGAGACATCAACACATTATTTTTTCAGGATACGATTATATCATGTTTTAAAAGATGATAGAATATGAAACACAATCTAGTTTGAATCAACCATTCATTAGCTTGTTGTATCGGTAAATTACGAACCTTAGCACTAGAGGAGTTATGGGGGGGAGCAGTAGGAGAAACTGACTACAGCGGAGCATGGATTGACGGAGACGAGAGGGTGCAGATCACTGAGGGAGCTCCACAAGGGATCGCTGGCTGTCTGCCATTGTGGGGCTTCGAATTGAACATGTCTATTTAGCTAAGATGACCTTTTAGGTAGAAAGATGTAGCACCTTTTCTGAATTGAACATGATGTCCTCTATTAATCACATATTTCCAGTTTAATGTTAGTAACCCCATAATTTTCGGAGAATGCAAATATTAAACTCTAAGGATAACACTATGAAATAAGTGTTGTGGTGTGCTGCTACTCCAAACATTTTTGAGTAGTAATATAGTTTTTGTCTAGCTACCTACATGTGGCTACTAGATAATGTCTGTTTGAGGCATCGACAAAACTAATAAAATTCTAGCCAACATAGTGGCCCTCTCAAGAATGATGTAGAAACTAAAATACAATATAGACACTACAACTAAAATATAATGATGTAGAGATTTTAGTCCACTAATATTGTATCTAGTACACTATGCAAATTGTATTAAACCATTGATCTAGCCTATAGTTTCTACATCATTGTATCTAGTCTACTAAAATATTAAACCTCCACATATTaccacaaaaatggatgtatctacaactaaaatagatctagatacattcatttcttggacgagtaattccgaacggagggagtagaaagaaAGATACAATTTTAGCCAAAGAGGCTCTGTTTCGTTCATGTGGGCTCATAAAATCAACTTCAGATGTGCAGACACATCTGACCCTTGTAaacatgccatgctcattaaaaggATTATGCTGATTTCTTTTTCTCATAAAAAAGTAAAACTAAAAGGATTATGTTGCTAATTGTCTTGTCGGGCAGAGAATTTGCCGCCAAGTGTTTTTCTTTAATAATAAGATAATTATGATGCTGCTAGTTGTCTTGATTGAAACAACTGCTCTGTTTTTATCACACGCAAAATAAAAACTGCTCTGTTTTTCTGTACATATCAGTACAACTGATGTGTTCCCAGAAACAACCTTTCCCCCCTCTGTTCCTTGTCAATCGCAGGAGCTTGGAACTTCCCACACATCAAAAACTTCTTTAGTCCACAGGTGCTGGCATATGATGTTTGTGACCCCGCTTACCACGCGTGTTTTTTTTGTCAAGGAAGAACACATCGAAAGAAGAATCTTTCTTCGGGATATTACAAAGCTCTGCAGAATCAAGAGTCTTCCGATGTAGTAACAGCGTAAGCGAAACAATGCACTTCATACAAATGTTCAGGTGACAGTGGCAGCATCATAATTGTCCAAGAGTGTGAAGCAAAGCTGCTCTCAATAAACCATATAGATAGCAAAGAAAGTGTCACACAGGTCTAGCTCTGCAAACTAAAAAACAGCTCAGGAAAGAACTTTTGTACACACTCACAAAGTACATACAGCTCTTGGCCAAACTCATTTCATCAGTGCTGGCATGTCAGTGTGGCTGTCCAGATTCTAGCATGGAAAGTACCGTCGAGCAGCTAGTTTCTAGATAAGATTCGGCCAAAAACTATGTTCCTGCGTTCCATTGTGCTTCAGTCAGATGTTATGCGTGTCAACCAACTGTCAGTGGCAGGAGATGTTATTTGTTCCGTAGCTTATGCGCTGAAGGCTTGTGTCCAACATATCTGTCATCCATCTTTGAGGCCCGCCATCATCTCCGATGACATTGTACGCGTATGACGACAGCCCAACATCCTCGCCACATGAGCTTTCCACCCCCAGCTTATACATCCTTTCTGTTCTAGACAAAACTACAAGGTTGGAAAATGTTGAGAAGCTATTGCCAACAAACACATCTGCTCTCGCACACACCTCAAAGTCAATGGCAGACTTTATAAGATAAGGCTGCCTCTTGTATAGGTCAGTAACTCCAAGTTTTTTCTTCTCATAGGCAATCATACCGACTCTCCAACCACTGGTTACTGAATCATCTTCTAAAAGGCTGTCGGCTACAGCAAGATAAACCACAACCGGCCGGCGTAGATCAGTGATCTGTGAGACCTTATGAATGATCTCTCCTTTGCTGCTGCAGATTTCCTTCAAATTCGACCGCTTCTCCCACTTCTTGCAATGGATCATCCAGTCTTTCTCTATTCTCATGTGAACAGCAATGTACTGCACAGGCAGATTCAACGAACCATCATCTATCCTCTTCTTATTATGGGAAATAGCAGCCTCGTGTCTTGCTTTTTCCCCTGCATCTTTAATCTTGGATATGACCTTGACTACTTCAGTTTCTATCTCAGGAGCTAAGGCAAGGCAATCGAAGACCTTGGCATAGTCTTTCACTGGCCAATGGTCAGGCCACAGAAACGGATGTTTCCCAGTGACATGAATTACTTGATAGTTATCGGCCTCGCCCGTTTTGGATTCTTGCAGCTGATCCAAGTCTCGCTCCACTGTCCACCTCCTACCACTTCCCTTTTGGAGTTTATAGGGTTCAGTATGATTCGAAACTTCAGAGTACCAAGCTAGCCTCGCAAAACCATGACAGCGGGCATTGAATTTGTTGAAGTCAAACACCTTGTCGAAAGGAATAGGCTGCAGCAAGTCAACCTCTTTGTAGAAAAGTGAAGCACTCAGGCTTGGCATGAGCAGAGACCTGTTCAGGAATTTCGCAGTCAAGCATGCCCTGGCAAATGCGATCTTCTGATTGTTCAATCCCCATATAATCTGTGGGACCTCAACAAACTTGTCTTTCCTAACTCCAGGGAACAGGTCAAGGGTTGGTGGCTCATAAAAACTCTTCTCAGACAAATTAATGGCGAGAAAAGGGGAGACAATCGCTCTCAATACAATAAGACCAATCACTAGTAGAAGGCATTTGCAAATGACAGGCCTCGTCGGCAAGCTAATGAGCTTGAGATGCTTAAGGTCTAGCAGGAGGTTCATTGAAACAGTTCTTTGATTCCTTCCTGTCACAAAAGGTCATTTATGATTTTATCACTCAATGGTGCAGGTATCTCATTCCAAAACCAATGGCACATGACCAGCATTTCCCTTTCATTTTGCTGTTGAAGTGCAAACTGTGCTGCAACTCTAATGGAATCAATAACCAAACACGCTTGGATGTCTTCACCAGTTCTTCCTGGGAAATGAGTAAATTAGGTTTCAAGCTCGGGGCATTCAGTTACTAGTAGTATAAGCATACTTCTTGAACCCAGTAACAATTTACTGTACACTCCACCAGAGAGGCTGCAACTGAAATGAAACGGAAAACAAAGACACAACTCAAGGTCATTATACTGCCACACTTCACATGCAATTTCAGAATCtaccaagtgactacatacaacCTCTGTTGACTGTATTCCCTCATAGATGAACTATCTTAACAGTAAAGAttaactaattaaccatagctcgAAGGAAATCACCTAGAGTCGTTTTACATCGGTTACGGAATGCCAGGTATGTCGGCGGCGACCGCTAGTAAAGCAAGCATAGACAGCAAGGTTATACTCATACATGTTCGGTGTAAGGAGTTTAACTATCCTAACACCACCTAAGCCAGCAGCTTTTGTACATCCAAATTCCAATTTATAAATTTCATCATTTCATATGGAAGTCAGCATGGTAGCCTGACATACTGGTCACTTCACTAAAAATGAATGTAAACAAAATCATGCTCACTGGTCACTACTCAGAGAAATAAATCTTGACTTTTGCAGGAGAGAAAAAAAATACACCTGAGCAATTAACAAATGGCTTTGCAAATCATATCAGCTCCAAGAGCGAGGGCAAGCAATCACTACTTTGTCTATGGATTTAGATCTGGCAGAAGCTGCAGCAACTATAGAAAAAAAAAACCAAGAACACAGCAGCTGAGCCGGTGTCCTTCATACCTAGTCTGAGCAGATCTTTCATAGGGTAACGCTCCAACTCGCAGCCCTCGTCTGGGCCTCGGATGAGCCCACTGCTCTGCCCCACCTCCACTCCCAATCTTCGCTGCAGCCGGCAAGGCACGGCTCCCCCTTCGCCGCCGGAAGCGCCCACCCCAGCCCTCTCTCCAAGGCCGCCGTTCCTCCTCTGGAAGGCCCGATCCAGCTCGAGCGAGTGGATTGATCTGGTGCAGATGGGTGAGTAGGAGGAGAAGGGAAGCGGCCGCTCGACGCTATTCCGGTCGTCGGAGGCAGATCGCGGCGAGCTCAGCACGGGGAAGAGGGAGGAAATTTGGGAAGGGGAAAAACGGGGAGCAGGAGCGGTCAAGGGGGGAGAATGTGCACGAAGCGGTTCACGTGCGATAACTCCTGGCCCAGTTTGCCAGTGGAAGGAAATTCCCATTCGTTTTATTTTTATTCTTATATTCTTATTCCTGAAATCTTATTAGTGCACGCGCACTTTCTGGTTGAATCCAGCGGCCGAACGGTCGCCGCTCGATCAATTCAGATCGTGCGGCCCGCAACGTCAGGTGTTACCTGGTCGTCGAGGCAGTCGCAAGCACCACGCTACACGACAAACGCCCATCCTCTCCCCATCCACCTTATCCACTTCAGCCACGCCCCATCTCCCCCCATCGTTCCCTCCTCCACCCGCCCCGAGCAGCAGGGAGCACCGGCGCCTGCGCTGCGTCGCCATGGATGGCCTGCCCCGAGTAGCAGCCAGCAGCCAGCGACGTGAGGTCGGGAGATCCTCTCCTCCCCGGATCCCGATGACGGCGAGATCCAGCAGATGCAGACCAACCGGCGGTGGTCGTCGCCACGGCACGCGGCCCTCCATGGGCTTGTGCTTCTGCTCGACTGCTCGCCCGGCGACGTGGTTCCCAGTGACTTACGACACGGCTGCTTCGATCGCCCCGGTGACATGCCTAGTGCCCCCAAGAAGGTCGCATCTTCTCCTCATCCattgctttctctctctctctctctctctctctctctctctctctctctctctctctctctctccctgatgcGACGATTTCCCCCAACAAATCCATCAATTTTTCATGTTTCCTTGCTGGGGGATGAATAGATTGGATGCCTTGGTTGGTTGCTGTAG
Protein-coding regions in this window:
- the LOC123165848 gene encoding O-fucosyltransferase 23, translated to MNLLLDLKHLKLISLPTRPVICKCLLLVIGLIVLRAIVSPFLAINLSEKSFYEPPTLDLFPGVRKDKFVEVPQIIWGLNNQKIAFARACLTAKFLNRSLLMPSLSASLFYKEVDLLQPIPFDKVFDFNKFNARCHGFARLAWYSEVSNHTEPYKLQKGSGRRWTVERDLDQLQESKTGEADNYQVIHVTGKHPFLWPDHWPVKDYAKVFDCLALAPEIETEVVKVISKIKDAGEKARHEAAISHNKKRIDDGSLNLPVQYIAVHMRIEKDWMIHCKKWEKRSNLKEICSSKGEIIHKVSQITDLRRPVVVYLAVADSLLEDDSVTSGWRVGMIAYEKKKLGVTDLYKRQPYLIKSAIDFEVCARADVFVGNSFSTFSNLVVLSRTERMYKLGVESSCGEDVGLSSYAYNVIGDDGGPQRWMTDMLDTSLQRISYGTNNISCH
- the LOC123170779 gene encoding uncharacterized protein translates to MAASVPSRRRCPWPDLHPELIGLVLLRLPSHAHRVRLAAVCRAWRSSARLQHPLPPLLPWLALPDGTFLSLPDSAIHRLPVPDDVSWRVSTGDALLLVHGDGRCSLTSPFPAVTTPVALPQPPFWFRRNSRANHLLNSIHKAVVSDDLIAVLKSRCLHNVFVSTRGHGRPSWRRKWAPPSGSFTADIALFKGKPYVLTTKEELHVLDAGDQQPSSTVPVVKTLCKLGPPRDDEDFGHPWFNPFATWHYLVVSGDQLLMVKRIINIPLILPADIRIEKRTHRFEVFEALFASDGCGWWREVDTLMMGRALFVSQGCSDSLPATFGAQCGVIGAREDCIYFVTERDTRYHQERTPQNPFLDSGVYNMRDRTVTPLPLEMATVPTVHKGPWSSTWIFPKT